In Populus trichocarpa isolate Nisqually-1 chromosome 12, P.trichocarpa_v4.1, whole genome shotgun sequence, a genomic segment contains:
- the LOC127904119 gene encoding uncharacterized protein LOC127904119 gives MATERDDSLQSVSVRLDGKNYSYWSYVMRNFLKGKKMWGYVSGTYMVPKNTEEGDTVSIDTWEANNAKIITWINNSVEHSIGTQLAKYETAKEVWDHLQRLFTQSNFAKQYQLENDIRALHQKNMIIQEFYSAMTDLWDQLALTESAELKACGAYIERREQQRLVQFLTALRSDFEGLRGSILHRSPLPSVDSVVSELLAEEIRLQSYFEKGILSVSNPSVLAVPSKPFSNHQNKPYTRVGFDECSFCKQKGHWKAHCPKLRQQNQAWKSGSQSQSNAHRSPQGYKPPHHNTAAVASSGSITDPNTLAEQFQKFLSLQPQAMSASSIGQLPHNSSGSAVSEADWDRP, from the exons atggctactgaaagagatgattcgcttcagtctgtgagtgtgaggttggatgggaagaactattcgtattggagctatgtaatgagaaattttcttaagggtaagaagatgtggggatatgttagtggaacttatatGGTACCTAAGAATACTGAAGAAGGAGATACTGTCTCGATAGatacatgggaagcaaacaatgcaaagatcattacttggatcaacaattctgttgagcattctataggtacacagttggcaaagtatgagacagcaaaggaggtttgggatcatctgcaacggttattcacgcaatcaaattttgcaaaacagtatcagttagagaatgacatacgagctcttcaccaAAAGAATATGATTATTCAGGAGTTCTATTCTGccatgacagatctttgggatcaattggctcttacagaatcggcagaattaaaagcatgtggtgcttatattgaacgtagagagcagcaacgattggtacaatttttaacagcacttcgcagtgatttcgaaggacttagaggttcaattctgcatcgttctccactgccctctgttgactctgttgtcagtgagttattggctgaagaaatacgtcttcagtcttattttgaaaagggaattctttctgTTTCGAATCCTTctgtactagcagtaccttctaagccattctctaatcatcagaacaagccttacacaagggttggcttcgatgagtgcagtttctgtaagcagaaaggtcattggaaggctcattgtcctaagttgagacagcagaatcaagcttggaagtctggcagtcagtcacaatctaatgctcatcgatcacctcagggttataaaccaccacaccacaatactgcagcagtagcttcctcaggctctattaccgatcctaatactttagctgagcaatttcagaagtttctctccttgcagccacaagcaatgtccgcttcttccataggtcagttgcctcataattcctcag gatctgcagtctcagaagctgattgggacaggccgtag
- the LOC18103775 gene encoding uncharacterized protein LOC18103775, with protein sequence MPGPGPHLMYTMASGLALTTLTSGRFSPHHTLFYTINAFFGPDIGSFSEWLGSILGSSLQLLGSSLADYIHDPFYYILILGLPLCVLYTWVSKILLQRKLLDSVSGLPLSRRQCFLLVSAGSLSHFFLDHLFEENGHSSVYTWILSTGWWKNRAPVNPDAVFVVGFLCTCLIGGFIYLNRVKPSKSTRIQSYQSLKLVLIIASLYCVWCGSQIYMVNPRRPAVGEEADLGVLVFLATYFFLPHWFCIMSMNPKDHGSDQLPV encoded by the exons ATGCCAGGCCCCGGACCGCACTTGATGTACACCATGGCTTCGGGTCTGGCCCTTACCACGTTGACCAGCGGCCGGTTCAGCCCTCACCACACCCTCTTTTACACCATCAACGCCTTTTTTGGTCCAGACATCGGCTCCTTCTCCGAGTGGCTAGGCTCCATCCTGGGTTCTTCCTTGCAGCTTTTAGGCTCTTCACTAGCTGACTATATCCACGACCCCTTTTACTATATCTTGATTTTGGGTCTTCCTTTGTGTGTTTTGTACACCTGGGTCTCTAAAATTTTGCTTCAAAGGAAGCTTCTTGATTCAGTTTCTGGG TTGCCCCTTTCAAGGAGGCAATGCTTCTTGTTGGTGTCCGCAGGAAGTTTATCACACTTTTTCCTAGATCACTTGTTTGAG GAAAATGGACATTCATCAGTGTATACTTGGATATTGAGCACTGGTTGGTGGAAGAATCGAGCACCTGTCAATCCGGACGCTGTTTTTGTAGTTGGATTCTTGTGCACGTGCTTAATTGGTGGCTTTATTTATCTTAACAG AGTGAAGCCTTCAAAGTCAACTAGAATACAATCGTATCAGTCATTGAAACTTGTCTTGATCATTGCGAGCCTCTATTGTGTATGGTGCGGAAGCCAGATATACATGGTGAATCCTCGTCGGCCAGCAGTCGGTGAAGAGGCTGATCTCGGAGTTCTTGTATTTTTAGCCACCTATTTTTTCCTCCCTCATTGGTTTTGTATTATGTCCATGAACCCGAAAGACCATGGCTCGGATCAGCTTCCAGTTTGA
- the LOC112323537 gene encoding uncharacterized protein LOC112323537, protein MTSEGSFIQPAIPQFVGHYDHWSMLMENFLRSKEYRQVIETGFSAAADDTDLSDEQQKAIADQRLKDLRAKNYLFQAINRSILETILDKETSKGIWDSMKKKFQENARVKRAQLFLGEILNDVTVIEKIMRSMISKINYVVCSIEESKDLDTMSIDELQSSLLVHEQRMHNHVVEEQALKITHNNNGSKFGRSSNTFHGRGRGRERQGFDKYFVECFYCHDLGHFQYECPKKSKERESQSQAYYVETDEPLLLMAYVDNAKKMESKGFFSEPDSLEVDECIEPDCLEMDECTMELLLMAHVEKAPDETT, encoded by the exons ATGACAAGTGAGGGTAGTTTCATTCAGCCAGCAATTCCTCAATTTGTAGGGCACTACGATCACTGGAGCATGCTGATGGAAAATTTCCTTCGCTCCAAGGAATACCGGCAAGTAATTGAAACTGGTTTTTCTGCTGCAGCAGATGATACTGATCTCTCGGATGAACAACAGAAGGCTATAGCAGATCAAAGATTGAAAGATTTGCGAGCTAAGAATTACCTATTTCAAGCCATTAATCGTTCAATTCTTGAGACTATCTTGGATAAGGAAACTTCAAAGGGAATCTGGGATTCTATGAAGAAAAAGTTTCAAGAAAATGCAAGGGTCAAACGTGCGCAGCT GTTTCTTGgtgaaatattgaatgatgtcACTGTTATTGAAAAGATCATGCGTTCTatgatttcaaaaattaattatgttgttTGCTCCATTGAGGAGTCCAAAGACTTGGACACCATGTCCATTGATGAACTACAAAGTAGTTTGTTGGTTCATGAGCAGCGCATGCACAATCATGTTGTGGAAGAGCAAGCATTGAAGATTACTCATAACAACAATGGTAGCAAATTCGGTCGTAGCAGTAACACTTTTCATGGAAGGGGACGTGGTCGTGAGAGGCAAGGCTTTGacaaatattttgttgaatGTTTTTATTGTCATGACCTTGGTCATTTCCAGTATGAATGTCCAAAGAAGAGCAAAGAAAGGGAATCACAATCACAAGCTTATTATGTTGAAACTGATGAACCGTTGTTACTCATGGCATATGTTGATAATGCAAAGAAGATGGAATCAAAAGGCTTTTTTTCAGAACCTGACTCTCTTGAAGTGGATGAATGCATAGAACCTGATTGTCTTGAAATGGATGAATGCACAATGGAGTTACTTCTAATGGCTCATGTTGAGAAAGCACCTGATGAGACAACATGA